The following proteins come from a genomic window of Pirellula staleyi DSM 6068:
- a CDS encoding MarR family winged helix-turn-helix transcriptional regulator has protein sequence MPHSTQSSEASADASWLVDLLFHLHSASRKLRRLVEEAVVPQSLAMGPLVEHELLLLWACSEPNSEQSQRELAESLGISPPQISALVERLRSQGDLTCERSRNDRRRQVLRLTEQGTARLEEALAQLDPHASHLASHFAPPIRAGLADALGTLASASTTSASTTSTISSIPIAPPASATPTSLVSGAAA, from the coding sequence ATGCCGCACTCCACGCAATCTAGCGAAGCTTCAGCCGACGCCAGTTGGCTCGTCGATCTGCTGTTCCATCTCCACTCAGCGAGCCGCAAGCTGCGTCGCTTGGTGGAAGAGGCAGTGGTTCCCCAGTCGCTTGCCATGGGACCACTCGTCGAGCACGAGTTGCTGCTCCTGTGGGCCTGCTCGGAGCCCAACTCCGAACAGTCGCAGCGCGAGCTGGCAGAATCGCTCGGCATCTCCCCGCCACAAATCAGTGCCCTGGTCGAGCGACTCCGCTCGCAAGGTGATTTGACCTGCGAACGTTCGCGAAACGATCGCCGACGACAGGTTCTCAGGCTCACCGAGCAAGGAACCGCGCGGCTCGAGGAAGCCCTCGCACAACTCGACCCGCATGCTTCGCACCTAGCGTCGCATTTTGCCCCGCCCATTCGCGCCGGCTTGGCCGATGCCCTTGGGACTTTGGCCAGCGCATCGACCACTAGTGCATCGACGACGAGCACGATCAGCAGTATACCGATCGCGCCTCCTGCCTCAGCTACCCCGACGAGCCTCGTAAGCGGAGCTGCCGCATGA
- a CDS encoding efflux RND transporter periplasmic adaptor subunit: MYAPHSRETLRSTRLFLGVKHSQRSGKFLFNAISGLTVLGITAAVVWAVFFREVKPVEGSGPIVNTVSQGAYEFVVTEQGEIENSSNIELRCEVKSRNNGGVTILEVVPEGTLVQKGDVLVRLDSSSLDLERVQQQITCNTSNSLVIQARNTLEAAKISRIEYLEGTFKQEEKLILAEVFVAEQALRSAQLALESAQRLAAKNIVNPLQLEGAQFAVDKARNELEAAQTKLEVIRKYTREKMLKQFDSDIATSEAKLSAEENSYQLELDKLKDVERQIAGCTILAPAAGQVVYANKFSSGRSGSTAEFVVEAGATVREQQPLIRLPDSNLMHVKALINEARITLVRPGMPVTIRVDAITDELLRGEVTKVNQYAEPGGWSSGNVKKYAAFIRIFDPPTALRSGMNAEVRIHVESRPDAIQVPVQALAEVKGHYFCMVKNGDNYETREVSIGSTNDKTAVIEKGLQSGELVVMNPRGYPDRLQLPAIADEPTAAIASRGADGSSVTPASMNNAPGAMTKNGPPGPGAAPGPGGPPGAGGPGGGPGGPGGPGGPPGGMNPAAIVARAMESDTDGDGKLSAAEIGAMEERRQRMVADADTNGDGFVDRGEITTAAAAVMQRINQAQNIGGGGQ; encoded by the coding sequence ATGTATGCACCCCACTCGCGTGAAACGCTACGAAGCACGCGTCTCTTTTTGGGCGTGAAACACTCGCAGCGGAGTGGCAAGTTTCTCTTTAACGCCATCAGCGGGCTGACGGTGCTGGGCATTACCGCCGCCGTGGTATGGGCCGTTTTCTTCCGGGAAGTGAAGCCGGTGGAGGGCTCTGGTCCGATTGTGAACACGGTTTCGCAAGGGGCTTACGAGTTCGTGGTGACCGAGCAAGGGGAAATCGAGAACTCGAGCAACATCGAACTTCGCTGCGAAGTGAAGTCGCGCAACAACGGTGGCGTGACGATTCTTGAAGTCGTCCCCGAAGGCACACTGGTTCAAAAGGGAGATGTGCTCGTTCGTCTCGACAGCAGCTCGCTTGATCTCGAACGGGTGCAGCAGCAAATCACCTGCAACACCAGCAACTCGCTGGTGATTCAAGCACGCAATACACTCGAAGCTGCCAAAATCTCGCGCATCGAGTATCTCGAAGGGACGTTCAAGCAAGAAGAGAAGCTGATTCTGGCCGAAGTGTTCGTGGCTGAACAAGCGTTGCGAAGCGCTCAGCTGGCACTCGAATCGGCACAGCGTTTGGCTGCAAAGAACATTGTGAATCCGCTGCAACTCGAAGGTGCCCAGTTTGCGGTTGATAAAGCTCGCAACGAACTCGAAGCAGCTCAAACCAAACTCGAAGTGATTCGCAAATACACCCGCGAAAAGATGCTCAAGCAGTTCGATAGCGATATCGCTACTTCTGAAGCAAAACTATCGGCTGAGGAGAACAGCTATCAACTTGAACTCGACAAACTCAAGGATGTCGAGCGTCAGATTGCTGGCTGTACGATCCTCGCTCCTGCTGCTGGACAAGTGGTTTACGCCAACAAGTTCAGCTCGGGGCGGAGTGGTTCGACCGCTGAATTCGTGGTCGAAGCGGGAGCGACTGTTCGCGAACAACAGCCGCTGATTCGCCTCCCCGATTCGAACTTGATGCACGTGAAAGCACTCATCAACGAAGCACGCATCACGCTGGTTCGTCCTGGCATGCCAGTGACGATTCGTGTCGATGCCATTACCGACGAGCTCCTGCGGGGAGAAGTCACCAAGGTCAATCAGTATGCCGAGCCAGGTGGCTGGTCGAGCGGTAACGTGAAGAAATATGCCGCGTTTATTCGAATCTTCGATCCACCAACCGCTCTTCGATCGGGCATGAATGCTGAAGTGCGCATCCACGTCGAAAGCCGTCCCGATGCCATTCAGGTTCCGGTGCAAGCTTTGGCAGAAGTGAAAGGTCATTACTTCTGCATGGTGAAAAACGGTGATAACTATGAGACTCGCGAAGTCTCGATCGGCAGCACCAACGACAAAACAGCGGTCATCGAAAAGGGGCTGCAAAGCGGAGAGTTGGTGGTGATGAATCCACGCGGCTATCCCGATCGCTTGCAACTTCCTGCGATCGCCGATGAACCGACAGCAGCGATTGCATCGCGCGGTGCTGACGGAAGCAGCGTAACGCCTGCCAGCATGAATAATGCCCCCGGTGCCATGACTAAAAATGGCCCTCCTGGTCCTGGTGCAGCTCCCGGCCCTGGCGGCCCTCCTGGTGCTGGTGGACCCGGTGGTGGTCCTGGCGGCCCCGGAGGACCTGGTGGCCCACCCGGCGGTATGAATCCAGCGGCGATTGTGGCTCGCGCTATGGAGAGCGATACCGATGGGGATGGAAAACTGTCGGCTGCCGAGATTGGTGCGATGGAAGAACGTCGCCAGCGGATGGTGGCCGACGCCGATACCAACGGCGATGGCTTCGTCGACCGTGGCGAGATCACCACCGCAGCCGCCGCCGTAATGCAGCGGATCAATCAAGCTCAAAACATTGGCGGAGGGGGCCAATGA
- a CDS encoding ABC transporter ATP-binding protein, whose amino-acid sequence MSVAAQMVDIKKEYVLKSETVRALRGVSFTVPEGDYVAIMGPSGSGKSTLLNLLGCLDRPTFGSFYLGTDDVSKMNDDQLSHIRASRIGFVFQSYNLIQQLTVVENIEVPLYYQGRVNAASRKRCRELAQLVGLGQRLDHRPTQLSGGQQQRVAIARSLVNDPYFILADEATGNLDSVTTEEILALFERLNDEGRTIIMVTHEDEVAAHAKRVIRLRDGLLQSDIQNETRIHAKPKPRPPEPEMAH is encoded by the coding sequence ATGAGTGTTGCCGCTCAAATGGTGGACATCAAGAAAGAGTATGTCCTCAAGAGCGAAACCGTTCGAGCGCTGCGAGGCGTCAGCTTCACCGTTCCCGAAGGGGATTATGTAGCGATCATGGGCCCTTCGGGGTCGGGTAAAAGTACCCTCCTCAATCTGCTCGGCTGTCTCGATCGCCCGACTTTTGGTTCGTTCTATCTGGGGACCGACGATGTCTCGAAGATGAACGACGATCAGCTGTCGCACATTCGGGCGTCGCGCATCGGATTTGTCTTTCAGTCGTACAACTTGATCCAGCAGCTGACGGTGGTAGAGAACATTGAAGTTCCCCTCTACTACCAAGGAAGAGTGAACGCCGCCTCGCGCAAACGATGCCGCGAACTTGCGCAGCTGGTGGGGCTTGGCCAGCGTCTCGATCACCGTCCCACGCAGTTGTCGGGTGGTCAGCAGCAGCGTGTGGCGATCGCCCGCAGCCTGGTGAACGATCCGTACTTTATTCTGGCTGACGAAGCGACAGGGAACCTCGACTCTGTCACCACTGAAGAGATCCTGGCTCTTTTCGAGCGACTGAACGACGAGGGGCGCACGATCATCATGGTGACGCACGAAGACGAAGTGGCGGCCCATGCCAAGCGCGTGATTCGACTGCGCGACGGTCTGCTGCAATCCGACATTCAAAACGAAACTCGTATCCACGCGAAGCCAAAACCACGACCACCCGAGCCCGAGATGGCTCACTAA
- a CDS encoding ABC transporter permease produces the protein MFFLRTFHLGLKSLLLHPMRSLLTVLGIFIGVASVIWLLAIGEGISQEAQRQIEGLGADNIIVRSIKPPAEATSGFSGPVPYGLKRDEFYLLRDTIPTVRSALPIREVRRTFNYEGRNVDGRLVGCTSEYFDVMHLELDRGRLLTDADGQKRKNYCVLSYDLALELFPILDPVGKAVYLPETRDFYEIVGVLKYRNPSAAVGGSLEAQDFGSDVYIPIETLRQQVGDTVVTRRGSSFSAETVELNQITLRIDSVERVRDTAVLVRKTLRLRDDSSRKAVASKSKSPGPAANEVSATESMEGPVRTDVALIVPEELLEQARVTRMMFMLFMGLIAAISLLVGGIGIMNIMLATVTERTREIGIRRALGATRNHIVLQFLVETISLSVVGGLTGILAGLLCPLVINGVRELMFMYAPELMADLPDVARTLEPQIVWGSLPLAFGISVAVGVVFGIYPAIRAARMDPIEALRHE, from the coding sequence ATGTTTTTCTTACGTACCTTTCACCTGGGACTCAAAAGCTTGCTTTTGCATCCCATGCGCTCGCTCCTCACGGTGCTAGGTATTTTCATTGGCGTGGCAAGCGTGATTTGGCTCCTCGCCATTGGCGAGGGGATTAGCCAAGAGGCGCAGCGACAAATCGAGGGACTCGGTGCCGACAACATCATTGTGCGGAGCATCAAACCACCAGCCGAGGCAACCTCGGGCTTCAGTGGACCGGTTCCCTACGGCCTGAAGCGCGACGAGTTCTATCTTTTGCGCGATACCATTCCCACGGTTCGCAGCGCGCTGCCGATTCGCGAAGTTCGCCGCACGTTCAACTACGAAGGACGCAATGTCGATGGCCGTCTGGTCGGCTGCACCAGCGAATACTTCGACGTGATGCATCTGGAGCTCGATCGTGGGCGACTGCTCACGGATGCCGATGGCCAGAAGCGAAAAAACTACTGCGTGCTGTCGTACGATCTGGCACTCGAACTCTTTCCGATCCTCGACCCAGTCGGCAAAGCGGTCTACCTACCTGAAACACGCGATTTCTATGAAATCGTCGGTGTGCTGAAGTATCGCAATCCGAGTGCGGCCGTCGGCGGATCGCTAGAAGCCCAGGACTTTGGAAGCGACGTTTACATTCCGATCGAGACCCTGCGTCAGCAAGTGGGGGATACGGTCGTGACTCGTCGCGGTAGTTCGTTTAGCGCTGAAACGGTCGAGCTGAATCAAATTACGCTCCGCATCGATAGTGTCGAACGGGTGCGTGATACGGCGGTGCTCGTCCGAAAAACACTCCGTTTGCGAGATGATAGTTCGCGTAAGGCAGTGGCCAGCAAATCGAAGTCCCCAGGTCCGGCAGCGAATGAAGTAAGCGCCACTGAAAGCATGGAAGGGCCGGTGCGAACCGATGTCGCCCTGATCGTTCCCGAGGAATTGCTCGAGCAAGCCCGCGTGACACGCATGATGTTCATGCTCTTCATGGGACTGATCGCTGCCATTTCGCTGCTTGTTGGTGGCATCGGCATTATGAATATCATGCTGGCCACCGTGACGGAGCGGACGCGCGAGATTGGTATTCGCCGAGCGCTCGGGGCCACACGCAATCATATTGTGCTGCAGTTCCTCGTCGAGACAATCTCGCTCTCAGTGGTGGGTGGTCTCACAGGTATATTGGCCGGACTCTTATGTCCTTTGGTCATTAATGGTGTGCGGGAGTTAATGTTTATGTATGCTCCCGAATTAATGGCCGACCTGCCCGATGTCGCTCGCACCCTAGAACCTCAAATTGTTTGGGGTTCGCTGCCGCTGGCATTTGGTATTTCGGTCGCGGTGGGTGTGGTGTTTGGTATCTACCCCGCCATTCGCGCCGCTCGCATGGACCCGATCGAAGCCCTGCGACACGAGTAA
- a CDS encoding YTV domain-containing protein, whose translation MKGTLRSLVARSFWAGLLAAGLCTAATTARAQECCTPAYRVVQKVVYDQVPVTTYRLEYETVMQQRQITTQRPEYVTEVRQRAYRVAKPVIETSTREEKYTVLKPVYETEYREEAYDRVTYVTETETRQERYTVARPVYETQMRQSQHMVRRPVQETVMQQQNYTTYQPVTTYRTQTVDQGGFVDNMVYQPGRSRNRLAWLDRGYLTDPVTGQLVQQRGGLHWVPSQNPGVYQVQRQYVPNLVTQQIPVTQYQPQVVTQQTPVQVTRYVDEMVTQETPVQVMRTEYVEEVRDVPVTVQKPVTERISYKVPVQRVRYEQQEMVRQIPVQTQRIEYEDRVEETPVTVCRMVSETKTVEVPHTVAKWVAQQEMRAKPRVVTMRVPLDGSYDGVIYEGPTTTYMLPPVVLPQSSAVAPTITNKVIEAKKAESPTPATEKPAAEAPAAEKSTTESPMTPVAPGAKQPTDTDETGKPSLLEEGPGLNAPANEKSA comes from the coding sequence ATGAAGGGTACTCTTCGAAGCCTTGTGGCTCGCTCGTTCTGGGCAGGCCTGCTTGCTGCCGGTCTATGCACCGCAGCTACGACGGCACGTGCTCAGGAGTGCTGCACCCCGGCCTATCGCGTGGTGCAGAAAGTGGTCTACGACCAGGTTCCAGTGACGACTTATCGCCTGGAATATGAAACGGTGATGCAGCAGCGGCAAATCACCACGCAGCGTCCGGAATATGTCACCGAGGTGCGTCAGCGAGCTTATCGCGTCGCCAAGCCGGTGATCGAAACCAGCACGCGCGAAGAAAAATACACCGTTCTCAAGCCGGTTTATGAAACCGAGTATCGGGAAGAAGCCTACGACCGCGTGACTTATGTCACCGAGACCGAGACTCGCCAAGAGCGCTACACCGTCGCTCGGCCGGTCTACGAGACGCAAATGCGTCAGTCTCAGCACATGGTGCGGCGTCCGGTGCAAGAGACCGTGATGCAGCAGCAGAACTACACCACCTATCAGCCAGTGACGACCTACCGCACGCAGACGGTCGACCAAGGTGGATTTGTCGACAACATGGTCTATCAGCCAGGTCGCTCGCGAAATCGCTTGGCGTGGCTCGATCGGGGCTATTTGACCGATCCTGTCACCGGCCAACTGGTGCAGCAGCGTGGTGGCTTGCACTGGGTTCCTTCGCAGAATCCTGGTGTCTATCAGGTGCAGCGCCAGTACGTTCCGAACTTGGTGACGCAGCAGATTCCTGTGACGCAGTATCAGCCTCAAGTCGTGACGCAGCAGACCCCTGTGCAAGTGACGCGTTACGTCGATGAGATGGTGACGCAGGAAACGCCGGTTCAGGTGATGCGGACCGAGTACGTCGAGGAAGTTCGCGACGTCCCTGTGACGGTGCAAAAGCCGGTGACCGAACGGATCAGCTACAAGGTTCCCGTGCAACGCGTGCGCTACGAGCAGCAGGAGATGGTTCGCCAAATCCCGGTGCAAACGCAGCGGATCGAGTACGAGGATCGCGTCGAGGAAACGCCAGTGACCGTGTGCCGCATGGTCTCGGAAACCAAGACGGTGGAGGTCCCTCACACGGTTGCCAAGTGGGTCGCTCAGCAGGAAATGCGAGCCAAGCCACGCGTGGTCACGATGCGTGTTCCGCTGGATGGTTCGTACGACGGCGTGATCTATGAAGGGCCCACCACGACCTACATGCTTCCCCCTGTTGTTCTGCCTCAATCGAGCGCCGTGGCCCCTACGATCACCAATAAGGTGATCGAGGCGAAGAAGGCCGAGTCACCCACTCCCGCCACTGAGAAGCCAGCTGCTGAGGCCCCAGCCGCCGAGAAATCGACGACTGAAAGCCCGATGACTCCTGTCGCTCCGGGTGCTAAGCAGCCGACCGACACCGACGAGACCGGCAAGCCGAGCTTGCTGGAAGAGGGTCCTGGCTTGAACGCTCCCGCCAACGAGAAGAGCGCCTAG
- a CDS encoding FHA domain-containing protein, producing MQVRVKILQGSHAGKEVKIPVPKCVIGRGDECHLRPQSDAISRRHCVIISNDQEVVVRDLNSRNGTYVNGERVAEEAVLLTGDVLRVGPLEFEMMIEQTAAKIKRPKITDIKQVVARTAEGSSHGSNGDLEDVTQWLEEGDAQHKSRTPETRQFRLDDTAMPAAPAANETSVVDTKAMAPDAAKAARPEKKAPGKLPPRPDAQAKDSREAAADMLKKFFNRR from the coding sequence ATGCAAGTGCGTGTCAAAATTCTGCAAGGGTCGCATGCAGGCAAAGAAGTCAAGATTCCCGTACCGAAGTGTGTGATCGGACGTGGGGATGAATGTCACCTTCGCCCGCAGAGCGATGCCATTAGTCGCCGGCACTGCGTGATCATTAGCAATGATCAGGAAGTGGTGGTCCGCGATCTCAATAGTCGAAATGGGACGTACGTCAACGGCGAACGCGTTGCTGAAGAAGCAGTGCTCCTTACCGGTGATGTGCTTCGCGTCGGTCCGCTCGAATTCGAAATGATGATCGAGCAAACTGCCGCCAAGATTAAGCGTCCGAAAATCACGGACATCAAGCAGGTCGTAGCACGAACCGCTGAGGGCTCGTCCCACGGCAGCAACGGCGACCTGGAAGATGTCACCCAGTGGCTGGAAGAAGGGGACGCTCAGCACAAGTCGCGAACTCCGGAGACACGTCAGTTCCGGCTCGACGACACGGCGATGCCAGCCGCTCCTGCCGCCAACGAAACGAGTGTGGTCGACACCAAAGCGATGGCACCCGATGCCGCCAAAGCTGCTCGCCCCGAGAAGAAAGCTCCCGGCAAACTTCCTCCGCGTCCTGATGCTCAGGCAAAGGACTCGCGCGAGGCAGCCGCCGATATGTTGAAGAAATTCTTCAACCGCCGTTAA
- a CDS encoding DUF1559 domain-containing protein, with translation MQRKSGFTLVELLVVIAIIGVLVALLLPAVQAAREAARRAQCKNNLKQLGLATLNYESTFQCLPPSAIVDYSVTSTANNTSWGVHGRLLPFIEQGSLQDKVNLNVGWDFQTPIDSLKISSFQCPSDPGAFRLRDPGSGKVKLWPTCYGFNMGTWFVFNPATRTGGEGAFYPNSFLPLAAFTDGTSNTMLAAEVKAWTPYTRNGGPSSTTIPDTAAAASTIVASGAEYKDTGHTEWPDARVHHTGFTAAMPPNTNVPYVTGGKTVSADFNSWQEGANGAAGSPTYAIITSRSFHPNVVQAAMVDGSVQTMSNNINLAVWRGFATRSGGEIVSAP, from the coding sequence ATGCAGCGTAAATCGGGCTTTACTCTCGTTGAACTCTTGGTGGTGATTGCGATTATCGGCGTGCTGGTCGCACTGCTGCTTCCGGCTGTTCAAGCCGCCCGCGAAGCAGCTCGTCGCGCTCAGTGCAAAAACAATCTCAAACAGCTGGGACTGGCAACCCTGAACTACGAAAGCACGTTTCAGTGCCTTCCGCCGAGCGCGATTGTCGATTACTCGGTGACTAGCACGGCGAACAACACCTCGTGGGGTGTCCATGGGCGGCTGTTGCCGTTCATTGAACAGGGAAGCTTGCAGGACAAAGTGAACCTGAATGTCGGCTGGGACTTTCAGACTCCGATCGACAGCTTGAAGATCTCGAGCTTTCAGTGCCCCAGTGATCCGGGTGCTTTTCGGCTGCGTGATCCAGGGAGTGGCAAGGTGAAGCTTTGGCCAACCTGCTACGGCTTCAACATGGGAACGTGGTTTGTCTTTAACCCGGCGACTCGAACCGGTGGAGAAGGTGCGTTCTATCCCAACAGCTTCCTGCCACTGGCGGCCTTTACTGACGGCACCAGCAACACCATGCTTGCCGCCGAAGTGAAAGCGTGGACCCCCTACACCCGCAACGGTGGTCCCTCGTCGACCACCATTCCCGACACTGCAGCAGCGGCCAGCACGATTGTCGCCAGTGGTGCCGAGTACAAAGATACTGGCCACACTGAATGGCCCGATGCGCGGGTACACCACACCGGCTTTACAGCCGCGATGCCTCCGAACACAAACGTTCCCTACGTGACGGGTGGCAAAACGGTGAGTGCCGACTTCAACTCCTGGCAAGAGGGTGCCAACGGGGCGGCTGGGTCCCCGACCTATGCCATCATTACCTCGCGCAGCTTTCATCCCAATGTGGTGCAGGCTGCCATGGTCGACGGTTCGGTGCAAACGATGTCGAACAACATTAACCTCGCAGTTTGGCGAGGCTTTGCCACACGCAGTGGCGGCGAGATCGTTTCGGCGCCTTAG
- a CDS encoding sigma-70 family RNA polymerase sigma factor, with protein sequence MKTGPTNDPETPAAVLSTDDRTRAETALRGRLRAARGATAEVDAADPVFLNESETPMQGDRDPHDRKSPAPRAVDHEALAPVRALIARCVVGEQAAMLALVDRFRGQVFGLCYRMLGQRQDAEDAAQETFVRVLKNLHRWDPTREFEPWLLAIAGNRCRTALSTRKRRQSVELVPETIADKTPDKADVDSLSEEVALALSETRPEYREAFVLFHEQQLSYAEIADAMNVPLGTVKTWVHRARRELIEHLHRRGVVPECRDALPRL encoded by the coding sequence ATGAAGACTGGTCCGACCAACGATCCAGAGACACCTGCTGCCGTGCTGAGCACCGACGACAGAACGCGCGCCGAAACCGCTTTACGGGGACGCTTGCGCGCTGCGCGGGGTGCTACGGCTGAGGTTGACGCTGCGGATCCCGTTTTTTTGAACGAGTCCGAGACACCGATGCAAGGCGACCGCGATCCCCACGACCGCAAGTCGCCTGCGCCTCGAGCAGTCGACCACGAAGCACTGGCCCCTGTCCGCGCGCTCATCGCACGCTGTGTTGTGGGTGAGCAGGCAGCGATGCTGGCTTTGGTCGATCGTTTTCGAGGTCAGGTGTTCGGACTTTGCTACCGCATGCTTGGTCAGCGGCAGGATGCCGAAGATGCCGCGCAGGAAACCTTTGTGCGAGTCCTTAAAAACTTGCACCGCTGGGATCCGACGCGTGAGTTCGAACCTTGGCTGCTGGCGATTGCCGGCAATCGCTGCCGCACAGCGTTGTCGACGCGCAAGAGACGTCAGAGTGTCGAACTTGTCCCGGAAACGATTGCCGACAAAACGCCCGACAAAGCAGATGTCGACAGCCTCTCGGAAGAAGTGGCCCTCGCGCTTTCCGAGACCAGGCCCGAGTATCGCGAGGCGTTTGTATTGTTTCACGAACAGCAGCTCAGTTACGCCGAGATTGCTGACGCGATGAATGTGCCGCTCGGGACCGTGAAGACTTGGGTCCACCGCGCACGACGAGAACTCATAGAACATTTGCACCGCCGCGGAGTGGTGCCGGAGTGTCGAGATGCACTGCCACGCCTTTGA
- a CDS encoding tetratricopeptide repeat protein — protein MKHSSTIATCSPQHRWPRQRTALLLMASVIISSLATSLGCGQVARFRNVEGVNYFQQGNYQAAQKQFQSALAANPRSPDAYYNLAAVYHKQGLSTRNQNDLAQAESLYRQCLDFNPNHVDCHRGLAVLLTETGRADLAFTEMKNWSIANPGLSDARVELARLYEEYGDNRSAEQILYEAQAIDINNWRAHAALGRIKEQSGDVQQAILNYQRAYALNGNQPQFQERIAMLQQRAPGVFPTPGATSPIPGVRSATSPRPQMKY, from the coding sequence GTGAAACACTCCTCGACCATCGCCACTTGTAGTCCGCAACACCGCTGGCCTCGGCAACGTACGGCGCTGCTGCTCATGGCAAGCGTGATCATCAGTTCGCTCGCCACCTCGCTGGGCTGTGGACAAGTGGCCCGCTTTCGCAATGTCGAAGGGGTAAACTACTTCCAGCAAGGGAACTACCAAGCTGCGCAAAAGCAGTTCCAGTCGGCACTTGCAGCGAACCCTCGATCCCCCGACGCCTACTACAACCTGGCTGCGGTCTATCACAAACAGGGGCTCTCTACTCGCAACCAGAACGACCTGGCCCAAGCGGAATCGCTCTACCGTCAGTGCCTCGACTTCAACCCCAACCATGTCGACTGCCATCGCGGTTTGGCCGTGCTGCTGACCGAAACAGGCCGTGCCGATCTCGCCTTCACCGAAATGAAGAACTGGAGCATCGCCAACCCGGGTCTCTCTGACGCAAGAGTTGAACTTGCAAGACTTTATGAAGAGTACGGCGACAATCGTTCGGCTGAGCAAATCCTCTACGAAGCCCAGGCAATTGATATCAACAATTGGCGTGCCCACGCCGCGCTGGGGCGGATTAAGGAACAATCGGGAGATGTGCAGCAGGCGATCCTGAACTATCAGCGTGCCTACGCCCTGAACGGCAACCAGCCGCAGTTCCAAGAACGGATTGCCATGCTTCAGCAGCGTGCTCCCGGTGTATTTCCCACCCCTGGAGCGACCTCCCCGATCCCCGGTGTCCGCTCCGCGACCAGTCCGCGGCCGCAAATGAAGTACTAA
- the serC gene encoding 3-phosphoserine/phosphohydroxythreonine transaminase: MSTTVAQERVYNFSPGPAVLPVSVLQQAQRDLMCLPGYGMSILEMSHRAPGFLDILAAAKHNLKELLRIPDNYKIIFLQGGSRLQFSMIPMNLLRGQSQPADYLITGSWSKMALDEAKREGLARVAWDGKSTNYDRLPTLADWQPNKDAPYTYLCSNETIQGVQFDTDFDLKSPVVADCSSDFLHRPLDVAKYGLIYACAQKNAGPAGVTAVIIREDLLARSQDNLPGYMNYTGHVKEDSLYNTPPTFAIYLMGLVLRWLKDDVGGLEKMHAFNQEKAKLLYDVIDGSGGYFKGHAQPANRSLMNVTFRLPSEDLEKKFCKEGEKRGLDGLKGHRSVGGVRASIYNAMPLEGVKQLAEFMKEFQQQNG, from the coding sequence ATGTCGACCACCGTTGCTCAAGAACGCGTATACAACTTCTCCCCTGGCCCAGCCGTTCTGCCGGTTTCGGTCCTGCAGCAAGCCCAGCGCGACTTGATGTGCCTGCCGGGCTATGGGATGAGCATCCTCGAGATGAGCCACCGCGCTCCAGGCTTTCTCGACATCCTGGCCGCTGCCAAGCATAACCTCAAAGAACTGCTCCGCATTCCGGACAACTACAAAATCATCTTCCTGCAAGGTGGCTCGCGACTGCAGTTTTCGATGATTCCGATGAACCTGCTGCGTGGTCAGTCGCAGCCTGCCGACTATTTGATTACGGGCAGCTGGAGCAAGATGGCCCTCGACGAAGCGAAGCGCGAAGGTCTCGCCCGGGTCGCTTGGGACGGCAAGAGCACCAACTACGATCGCCTCCCAACCCTCGCCGATTGGCAGCCTAACAAAGACGCCCCCTACACCTATCTCTGCAGCAACGAGACGATCCAAGGGGTGCAGTTCGATACCGACTTCGACCTCAAGAGCCCGGTCGTGGCCGACTGCAGCAGCGACTTTTTGCATCGCCCGCTCGATGTCGCCAAGTATGGCCTGATCTATGCCTGTGCGCAAAAGAACGCTGGCCCAGCTGGTGTCACCGCGGTGATCATTCGCGAAGACCTGCTCGCTCGTTCGCAAGACAATCTGCCGGGCTACATGAACTACACCGGCCACGTGAAAGAAGACTCGCTCTACAACACACCACCCACGTTTGCCATCTACCTGATGGGCCTCGTGCTCCGTTGGCTGAAGGACGATGTCGGCGGCCTTGAAAAGATGCATGCCTTCAATCAAGAAAAGGCCAAGCTGCTGTACGACGTGATCGACGGCAGCGGCGGCTACTTCAAGGGACACGCTCAGCCAGCCAATCGCTCGCTGATGAACGTCACGTTCCGTTTGCCCAGCGAAGACCTCGAAAAGAAGTTCTGCAAAGAAGGCGAAAAACGTGGCCTTGATGGCCTGAAGGGTCACCGCAGCGTGGGTGGCGTAAGGGCTTCGATCTACAACGCCATGCCGCTTGAAGGTGTGAAACAGCTGGCCGAATTCATGAAGGAATTCCAGCAGCAAAACGGCTAG